One Rosettibacter firmus genomic window carries:
- a CDS encoding PEP/pyruvate-binding domain-containing protein, which translates to MSDENRNIKDDLILKLQERTKELNCLYTIEDTLNRSEISLRQAFHTVINTLPQGFQYSEDCRVKLIYGDIVYQTSDFSETPWVLSTNIIVQDKVVGKILVYYLKEFPLVDGSPFLKDEEKLLKTIAERLGHFILHQKLKNVFEELQTARQEIGKSIRGEWKIVLDMIRKTDPNLFMSLMRKLLNLLCWKGVEEAEILMKHSNISRKVRLSFGDEETTDENKPSKIEKIVNYDEYVETIQRLADDNLPDEVILSKIQKWIQEDKSSALIKVVDNQDTSLTEISEALRKYYHLAPEKFELPPSTIKGLRVSLLRRFFTDQLNFISIAKEYVKLTDFYRLIDKMIFPPGSHGKLGGKSAGLFISSHIIQKEAENNDLLKNVKVPKTWYIASDGILNFMQHNNLEEVLEQKYKELDEVRLEYPHIIQLFKNSEFPQDIVKGLSMALDDFGDKPLIVRSSSLLEDQVDATFSGKYKSLFLANRGTKQQRLEALMDAIAEVYASTFGPDPIEYRAERGLLDFHEEMGIMIQEVVGTQVGNYYLPAFAGVAFSQNEFRWSPRIKREDGLVRIVPGLGTRAVDRLSDDYPVLISPAQPNIRVNVSLDEILRYSPKKIDVINLKTNEFETVPIKKLLEETNYQYPVYELVFSIIYGNMIRQPMAFEFNDPASEHVVTFDGLFTKTDFLKKVDLILKILQEKMKTPVDIEFASDGKDFYLLQCRPQSRSHEVAADIIPKDVPLEKILFTAKKFVSNGKVPEITHIVYVDPVKYNELNERNKLLQVGKAVSKLNKLLPKRKFILMGPGRWGSRGDIKLGVSVTYSDINNTAMLIEIARKKGNYVPEVSFGTHFFQDLVEANIRYLPLYPDDEGIIFNEKFLTESENIFENILPEFYYLQDTIRVIDIVKTTGGMVLRVFMNAERDEALAMFVQPSIDIQLEKEIKETFDYHPSEHWRWRMKIAEKIASELDGERFGVKGIYIFGSTKDAACGPGSDIDLLVHIDKDKCKRYELDLWFEGWSLCLSEINYLRTGIHTQGLLDIHYITDDDIENKTSYAIKINAITEAAHPLKLKSKSN; encoded by the coding sequence ATGAGTGATGAGAATAGAAATATAAAAGATGATTTAATATTGAAATTGCAAGAGAGAACTAAAGAATTAAATTGTCTTTATACAATTGAAGATACACTAAATCGTTCAGAAATTTCCTTACGTCAGGCTTTTCATACTGTAATTAATACTCTTCCTCAAGGTTTTCAATATTCAGAAGATTGTAGAGTGAAATTGATCTATGGAGATATTGTTTATCAAACTAGCGACTTTTCAGAAACTCCCTGGGTTTTAAGCACAAATATAATTGTTCAGGATAAAGTAGTTGGTAAAATTCTTGTCTATTACTTGAAAGAATTTCCTCTTGTTGATGGTAGTCCTTTCTTGAAAGACGAAGAAAAATTATTAAAAACAATTGCAGAAAGATTGGGACACTTTATACTTCATCAAAAATTAAAAAATGTTTTCGAGGAATTACAAACTGCAAGACAGGAAATAGGTAAAAGCATAAGAGGTGAGTGGAAAATTGTTTTAGATATGATAAGAAAAACTGATCCAAACTTATTTATGAGTTTAATGAGAAAACTACTTAATCTACTTTGCTGGAAAGGAGTTGAAGAAGCAGAAATTTTAATGAAGCATTCCAACATTTCAAGAAAAGTTAGATTAAGTTTCGGTGATGAAGAAACAACTGATGAAAATAAACCAAGTAAAATTGAAAAAATTGTAAATTATGATGAATATGTCGAAACAATACAAAGACTGGCTGACGATAATTTACCTGATGAAGTTATATTAAGTAAAATACAAAAGTGGATTCAGGAAGATAAATCCAGTGCATTAATTAAAGTAGTTGATAATCAGGATACTTCACTTACAGAAATTTCGGAAGCACTTCGTAAATATTATCATCTTGCTCCAGAAAAATTTGAACTTCCTCCATCAACTATTAAAGGACTTAGAGTATCCTTGCTCCGACGTTTTTTCACCGATCAGTTAAACTTTATATCTATAGCAAAGGAATATGTAAAACTTACGGATTTTTATAGGCTTATTGATAAAATGATTTTCCCTCCTGGAAGCCATGGCAAACTTGGAGGTAAAAGTGCAGGATTGTTTATTTCTTCTCACATAATTCAAAAAGAAGCAGAAAATAATGACCTGTTGAAAAATGTTAAAGTCCCTAAAACATGGTATATAGCTTCAGATGGTATTCTTAATTTTATGCAGCATAATAACTTAGAAGAAGTTCTTGAGCAAAAATATAAAGAATTAGATGAAGTTAGACTCGAGTATCCTCATATTATTCAATTATTCAAAAATTCTGAATTCCCACAGGATATTGTAAAAGGCTTATCGATGGCACTGGATGATTTTGGTGATAAACCTTTGATAGTCAGAAGTTCAAGTCTTTTAGAAGACCAGGTTGATGCCACTTTTTCTGGTAAATATAAAAGTTTATTTTTAGCAAATCGAGGCACTAAGCAACAACGTCTGGAAGCATTGATGGATGCAATTGCAGAAGTTTATGCTTCTACATTTGGCCCGGATCCAATTGAGTATCGTGCGGAAAGAGGTTTGCTTGATTTCCATGAAGAGATGGGAATAATGATTCAAGAAGTTGTTGGTACTCAAGTGGGTAATTATTATCTTCCTGCATTTGCTGGAGTTGCTTTTAGTCAAAATGAATTTAGATGGTCGCCAAGAATTAAGAGAGAAGATGGACTTGTTAGAATAGTACCAGGTCTGGGCACAAGAGCAGTTGATAGATTAAGTGATGACTATCCTGTTTTAATTTCACCAGCTCAACCAAATATACGTGTCAATGTTTCTCTGGATGAAATATTGAGATATTCACCTAAAAAAATTGATGTGATTAATTTAAAGACTAATGAATTCGAAACTGTACCAATTAAAAAATTATTAGAAGAAACCAATTATCAATATCCAGTATACGAACTTGTTTTTTCAATAATATATGGTAATATGATAAGACAACCGATGGCTTTTGAATTTAATGATCCAGCCAGCGAACATGTTGTAACATTTGATGGTTTATTTACCAAAACCGATTTCCTGAAAAAGGTTGATCTGATATTAAAGATTTTGCAAGAGAAAATGAAAACTCCAGTTGATATAGAATTTGCATCTGATGGAAAGGATTTTTATTTGTTACAATGCAGACCACAGAGTCGCAGTCATGAAGTAGCAGCAGATATAATACCTAAAGATGTTCCGCTGGAAAAAATTTTATTTACTGCAAAGAAGTTTGTATCCAATGGTAAAGTACCTGAGATTACTCATATTGTTTATGTAGATCCTGTTAAGTATAATGAATTAAATGAACGAAATAAATTATTACAGGTAGGGAAAGCAGTAAGTAAACTCAATAAACTATTACCGAAAAGAAAATTTATTTTAATGGGTCCAGGAAGATGGGGGAGTCGTGGAGATATTAAACTTGGTGTAAGTGTTACTTATTCAGATATTAATAATACTGCAATGTTAATTGAAATTGCTCGTAAAAAAGGAAATTATGTTCCAGAAGTTTCATTTGGTACACATTTCTTTCAAGATCTTGTAGAGGCAAACATCAGATATCTACCATTATATCCCGATGATGAAGGAATAATTTTTAATGAGAAGTTTTTAACTGAATCAGAAAATATTTTTGAAAATATTCTTCCTGAGTTTTATTATTTGCAAGATACAATAAGAGTTATTGATATTGTAAAAACTACAGGCGGCATGGTTTTAAGAGTTTTTATGAATGCAGAACGTGATGAGGCACTTGCAATGTTTGTTCAACCTTCAATTGATATTCAATTAGAAAAAGAAATAAAAGAAACTTTTGATTATCATCCGAGTGAACACTGGCGATGGAGAATGAAGATTGCTGAAAAAATTGCATCTGAACTTGATGGAGAAAGATTTGGTGTTAAAGGCATTTATATTTTTGGAAGTACAAAAGATGCCGCTTGTGGACCGGGTAGCGATATAGATCTTCTTGTTCATATTGATAAAGATAAATGTAAACGTTACGAATTAGACCTGTGGTTCGAAGGCTGGAGTTTATGCTTGAGTGAAATTAATTATCTTCGTACAGGTATTCATACTCAGGGTTTACTCGATATTCATTACATTACTGATGATGATATTGAAAATAAAACAAGTTATGCAATTAAAATTAATGCTATCACAGAAGCTGCTCATCCGCTTAAATTGAAATCAAAGTCAAATTAA
- a CDS encoding metallophosphoesterase family protein, with translation MRCFFVSDLHGNLNKYEKLFRTIYDEKPDVVLLGGDLLPRNNPNYFLFNFLESSLIKLKNELKDAYPEILLILGNNDPKTEEKYFIEISNKNLWHYIHNKQIEYHNYKFIGYSYSPPSPFMLKDWEKYDISTNVEEGCISPENGITTTPVDDKEKFSTIKNDLDAINSEDIKKSIFLFHAPPFKTNLDVIYDYNKKMNKHTGSKAIRKFIENKQPYITLHGHIHESSRLSGSWKDKIGNTYCFSAAYDGNELAIINFELDKPENATRVLI, from the coding sequence ATGCGTTGTTTTTTTGTATCTGATTTACACGGGAATCTTAATAAATATGAAAAATTGTTTCGTACAATTTATGATGAAAAACCAGATGTAGTTTTATTGGGAGGGGATTTACTTCCTCGTAACAACCCAAATTATTTCCTTTTTAATTTTCTGGAATCATCTTTAATTAAATTAAAAAATGAATTAAAAGATGCTTACCCAGAGATTTTATTAATCCTTGGCAACAACGACCCCAAAACAGAAGAAAAATATTTTATAGAAATTTCCAATAAAAATTTATGGCACTATATACACAATAAACAAATTGAGTATCACAATTATAAATTCATTGGATATTCATATTCGCCACCATCTCCCTTTATGTTAAAGGATTGGGAGAAATATGATATTTCAACAAATGTTGAAGAAGGTTGTATTTCTCCTGAAAATGGAATAACAACAACCCCTGTTGATGATAAAGAAAAATTTTCTACCATCAAGAATGATCTTGACGCAATTAATTCTGAAGACATAAAAAAATCTATATTTTTATTTCATGCACCACCATTTAAAACAAATCTTGATGTAATTTACGATTATAACAAAAAAATGAATAAACATACTGGAAGCAAAGCAATAAGAAAATTCATAGAGAATAAGCAACCGTATATAACATTACATGGACACATTCATGAATCCTCTCGATTAAGTGGAAGCTGGAAAGATAAAATTGGAAATACTTACTGTTTTAGTGCTGCATACGATGGCAACGAATTGGCAATTATTAATTTTGAATTAGATAAACCTGAAAATGCAACAAGAGTTTTAATTTGA
- the hisG gene encoding ATP phosphoribosyltransferase, translating into MINGNLKLALQKRGRLTDKSLQLLRNCGLDIEDYSERLIITTRNFDLDILFLRDDDIPEYVSDGVADIGIVGEDVLYERKADVEVIRKLGYGKCTLSLAIPENNSLDDISELEGKRIATSYPNLLKKFLDENHISATIVEISGSVEIAPSLGVADFICDLVSTGNTLKLNKLKKSFDVFTSEAVLIKNKNIDNDQIKSTLLKNLLVRIDSALTAKTSKYLMMNAPKDSLEEIEKIIPSLKSPTILPLADPSMVAVHAVIPAEQFWEIYQKLKNAGASGILLLPIENMII; encoded by the coding sequence ATGATAAATGGAAACTTAAAATTAGCTTTACAAAAACGAGGTAGATTAACAGATAAATCATTACAGCTGCTTAGAAATTGTGGACTTGATATAGAAGATTATTCTGAAAGATTAATAATAACAACCCGCAATTTCGATCTCGATATTTTATTCCTTAGAGATGATGACATCCCGGAATATGTTAGCGATGGTGTGGCTGATATTGGAATAGTTGGCGAAGATGTTTTATATGAAAGAAAGGCTGATGTGGAAGTTATAAGAAAATTAGGCTATGGTAAATGTACTCTTTCTCTTGCCATTCCAGAAAATAATTCTTTGGATGATATCTCTGAACTTGAAGGTAAAAGGATAGCAACTTCGTATCCTAATCTTCTTAAAAAATTTTTGGACGAAAATCATATTTCTGCTACAATTGTTGAAATCAGTGGCTCGGTTGAAATTGCACCATCGCTTGGAGTAGCTGATTTTATTTGTGATCTCGTTTCGACAGGGAATACATTGAAATTAAATAAGCTTAAAAAATCTTTTGATGTATTTACTTCGGAAGCAGTACTTATAAAAAATAAAAATATTGATAATGATCAGATTAAAAGTACATTACTAAAAAATTTACTGGTACGAATTGATTCAGCTTTGACAGCAAAAACTTCTAAATATTTAATGATGAATGCTCCAAAAGATTCATTAGAAGAAATTGAAAAAATTATCCCATCACTAAAAAGTCCTACAATATTACCACTTGCAGATCCATCAATGGTAGCAGTTCATGCTGTAATACCAGCAGAACAATTCTGGGAAATCTATCAGAAACTTAAAAATGCTGGTGCGTCTGGAATTTTACTATTACCAATTGAGAATATGATAATATGA
- the hisD gene encoding histidinol dehydrogenase produces MKIIELKNLTEKQIQQLLRRPAIKTSDVFEAVQLILQDVKKNGRKAVIRYAKKYDGLKNDEILIEKKELIAAEKKLSKDLRKAILTAFKNITRFHEKQKKSEYEIETMKGVKCWRKSIPIENVGLYIPGGTAVLFSTMLMLGIPAKIAGCKRVVVCSPVKGNEINPALAFTARICEVDEFYKIGGAHSIAMMAYGIEDFKKVDKIFGPGNQYVTAAKSLVSIDPDGCAIDMPAGPSEVLIIADNSANSSFVAADLLSQAEHGEDSQVILITTDKKFAEEVFLNINEQLKLLPRKFIAEQSLKNSLIILIEDIEQAINLSNSYAPEHLILSVRNPRRLINKIINAGSVFIGNYSPESAGDYASGTNHSLPTYGYAKSFSGVSVEAFMKSITFQQLTKDGLKNISDTVIKLAEEEKLQAHANAIKIRLQK; encoded by the coding sequence ATGAAAATAATTGAATTAAAAAACTTAACAGAAAAACAAATACAACAATTACTGAGACGTCCTGCTATTAAAACATCAGATGTGTTTGAAGCAGTACAATTAATTCTTCAGGATGTCAAGAAAAATGGCAGGAAGGCAGTAATTCGTTATGCAAAAAAGTATGATGGTTTAAAAAATGATGAGATTCTTATTGAGAAAAAGGAATTAATTGCTGCAGAAAAAAAATTATCAAAAGATTTACGTAAAGCAATCCTAACAGCTTTTAAAAACATAACTCGATTTCATGAAAAACAAAAAAAATCTGAATATGAGATTGAAACAATGAAAGGTGTTAAATGCTGGCGTAAATCGATACCAATTGAAAATGTTGGACTTTATATTCCTGGAGGTACTGCTGTTTTATTTTCTACAATGTTGATGCTCGGAATACCTGCTAAAATTGCTGGTTGTAAAAGAGTGGTAGTTTGTTCTCCAGTTAAAGGAAATGAGATAAATCCAGCTCTTGCTTTTACAGCAAGAATTTGCGAAGTAGATGAATTCTATAAAATTGGTGGGGCTCATTCAATTGCTATGATGGCTTATGGAATTGAAGATTTCAAAAAAGTAGATAAAATTTTTGGACCTGGAAATCAATATGTAACTGCTGCAAAATCTCTTGTTAGCATTGATCCCGATGGATGTGCTATTGATATGCCAGCTGGACCAAGTGAAGTTTTAATAATTGCAGACAATTCTGCTAACAGTTCCTTTGTAGCAGCTGATTTATTATCACAAGCTGAACACGGCGAAGATTCACAGGTTATTTTAATTACTACAGATAAAAAATTTGCAGAAGAAGTATTCCTTAATATTAATGAACAATTAAAATTATTACCCAGAAAATTTATTGCAGAACAATCATTAAAAAATTCTCTAATTATTTTGATTGAAGATATTGAGCAAGCAATAAATTTAAGTAATAGTTATGCACCAGAACATTTGATTTTATCTGTAAGAAATCCCAGACGTTTAATTAACAAAATAATAAATGCTGGTTCTGTGTTTATCGGGAATTATTCACCTGAAAGTGCTGGTGATTATGCTTCTGGAACAAATCATTCGTTGCCAACATATGGATATGCAAAATCATTTAGTGGTGTAAGTGTAGAAGCATTTATGAAATCAATTACATTTCAGCAATTGACTAAAGATGGATTAAAAAATATTTCTGATACTGTAATTAAACTTGCTGAAGAAGAAAAACTACAAGCTCATGCTAATGCAATAAAAATCAGGTTACAGAAATGA
- the hisC gene encoding histidinol-phosphate transaminase, translating to MNIKELVRKNILELKPYTSARQSHSEGILLDANENCYGTVLPENYDNINRYPDPYQRQMREGVSNLLNIPVENLFFGVGSDEIIDLTIRIFCRPSQDNIIVCEPTYGMYKVACDVNEVEVINVPLNQNFDLDVDAIERAVNEKTKILFLCSPNNPTANLLDKKKIIELTKKLNLIVVVDEAYIDFAQDEGLLKYTLEFPNLIVMRTFSKAWGMAGVRCGFCAASKEIIDIFFKVKLPYNISKLTAQAVVLALKNIDKRNEYVKMIINERERVSRELKANKKILNVLPSDSNFISFKVENPKEVYNYLEKHKIIIRDRSNQFNFSGYLRVTIGTPEENNLFLQKLSEIL from the coding sequence ATGAATATAAAAGAACTGGTAAGAAAAAATATTCTTGAATTAAAACCTTATACATCTGCTCGTCAATCACATAGCGAGGGAATTTTACTTGATGCAAATGAGAATTGCTATGGAACTGTTTTACCAGAAAATTATGATAACATTAATCGTTATCCAGATCCTTATCAAAGACAAATGCGAGAAGGTGTGAGTAACTTACTTAATATACCAGTTGAAAATTTGTTTTTTGGTGTTGGTTCAGATGAAATAATTGATTTAACAATAAGAATATTTTGTCGCCCATCTCAGGATAATATTATTGTGTGCGAGCCAACTTATGGTATGTATAAAGTTGCATGTGATGTAAATGAAGTAGAAGTGATTAATGTTCCATTAAATCAAAATTTTGATCTTGATGTGGATGCTATTGAAAGAGCAGTAAATGAAAAAACAAAAATTTTATTTTTATGCTCGCCGAATAATCCAACAGCTAATCTACTCGATAAAAAGAAAATAATCGAACTAACAAAAAAGTTGAATTTGATTGTAGTTGTTGACGAAGCTTATATTGACTTTGCACAGGATGAAGGTTTATTAAAATACACTCTTGAATTTCCTAATTTAATTGTTATGCGTACTTTTTCAAAAGCATGGGGAATGGCTGGTGTTCGTTGTGGATTTTGTGCAGCTTCAAAAGAAATTATAGATATTTTTTTCAAAGTAAAATTACCTTACAATATAAGTAAACTCACTGCACAGGCAGTTGTACTTGCTCTAAAAAATATTGATAAAAGAAATGAATATGTCAAAATGATAATCAATGAACGAGAGAGAGTTAGCAGAGAACTTAAAGCAAATAAAAAAATTTTGAATGTATTGCCTTCCGATTCAAATTTCATTTCCTTTAAAGTTGAAAATCCAAAAGAAGTTTATAATTATCTCGAAAAACATAAGATTATTATTCGAGACCGAAGTAATCAATTCAACTTTAGTGGCTATTTGAGAGTAACAATTGGTACACCAGAAGAAAATAATTTATTTCTACAAAAATTGAGCGAAATATTATGA
- the hisB gene encoding imidazoleglycerol-phosphate dehydratase HisB: protein MKSILISSELFELNSKKSEGLISALKKLSEYSYDIFTDNDNINPVLKNIFNLEGIKINLFKKDINKDILKIVTRGKKSENVIVINNKIKNIKQAVDIIIKNSRSAEVKRTTKETDIKIKLELDGEGKSKIKTGIGFFDHMLEQIARHANLNLTILVKGDLKVDEHHTIEDTGIALGEAIRKALGDKKGIKRFGFMLPMDDSIAECAIDLSGRSFLNFKCKFEREKVGEFPTELTEEFFRGLASGLLANIFIKAEGKNDHHKIESIFKAFAKALNEACRIDSRAQNLLPTTKGKL from the coding sequence ATGAAGAGTATTTTAATAAGTTCAGAACTTTTTGAACTCAACAGCAAAAAATCTGAAGGTTTAATTTCTGCTTTAAAGAAATTATCAGAATATTCTTACGATATTTTTACTGATAATGATAACATTAATCCTGTTTTAAAAAATATTTTCAATCTGGAAGGAATAAAAATTAATCTATTCAAAAAGGATATAAATAAAGATATTTTGAAAATTGTTACCAGAGGGAAAAAATCAGAAAATGTAATAGTCATTAATAATAAAATAAAAAATATTAAACAGGCAGTAGATATAATAATTAAAAATTCTCGTTCTGCAGAAGTAAAAAGAACTACAAAAGAAACGGATATTAAAATAAAACTTGAACTTGATGGAGAAGGTAAATCGAAGATTAAAACTGGAATAGGTTTTTTTGACCATATGCTCGAACAAATTGCACGTCATGCAAATCTTAATCTTACTATTTTAGTTAAAGGTGATTTAAAAGTTGATGAGCATCATACAATTGAAGATACAGGTATAGCACTTGGAGAAGCAATTAGAAAAGCTCTGGGTGATAAGAAAGGGATTAAGAGATTTGGTTTTATGCTTCCAATGGACGATTCGATAGCAGAGTGTGCAATTGATCTAAGTGGAAGAAGTTTTCTGAATTTCAAATGCAAATTTGAAAGAGAAAAAGTTGGTGAATTTCCAACTGAACTTACAGAAGAATTTTTTAGAGGTCTTGCTTCTGGTTTATTGGCAAATATTTTTATAAAAGCTGAAGGTAAAAATGATCATCATAAAATTGAATCAATCTTTAAAGCTTTTGCAAAAGCATTAAACGAAGCTTGTAGAATTGATTCAAGAGCTCAGAATTTATTACCAACAACAAAAGGGAAATTATGA
- the hisH gene encoding imidazole glycerol phosphate synthase subunit HisH, with amino-acid sequence MIAVIDYGAGNIQSVANALTDLNVDFIITNKESDLLKCEKIIFPGVGEASFAVKKLHLLNLFTMLRIIKKPLLGICLGMQILCDKSIEGNVTCLGIINTTTEMFDSSKVKVPHMGWNKVEIIKENKLFDGIENNSYFYFAHSYYVPMNDFTIAKTNYDVDFSAACEKDNFYGIQFHPEKSGSNGLKVLKNFIEKC; translated from the coding sequence ATGATTGCCGTAATTGATTATGGAGCAGGAAATATTCAATCAGTAGCTAATGCTTTAACTGATTTAAACGTAGATTTTATAATTACAAATAAAGAAAGTGATTTGTTGAAATGTGAAAAAATAATTTTTCCAGGTGTTGGCGAAGCATCTTTTGCTGTTAAAAAACTTCATCTATTAAATTTATTTACAATGCTTCGTATAATAAAAAAACCTTTACTTGGTATTTGTCTGGGTATGCAAATCTTGTGCGATAAATCGATTGAAGGAAATGTTACTTGTCTTGGAATTATAAATACAACAACTGAAATGTTTGATTCATCGAAAGTTAAAGTTCCTCATATGGGCTGGAATAAAGTTGAAATAATCAAAGAAAATAAATTATTTGATGGTATAGAAAATAATTCTTATTTCTATTTTGCTCATTCATATTATGTTCCTATGAATGATTTTACTATTGCAAAAACAAATTATGATGTTGACTTTTCAGCAGCGTGTGAAAAAGATAATTTTTATGGAATACAATTTCATCCAGAAAAATCTGGTAGTAATGGATTAAAAGTACTAAAAAATTTTATTGAAAAATGTTAA
- the hisA gene encoding 1-(5-phosphoribosyl)-5-[(5-phosphoribosylamino)methylideneamino]imidazole-4-carboxamide isomerase, which produces MLIIPAIDILDNKVVRLTKGDFNQATFYDVSPQSVAQSYFNAGFNWVHIIDLSATRNEKINVIPIIKQIKESTNLKIQFGGGIRKEEQVKELFEEGVDRIIIGSLSLTNKEKFEKIISHYDKEKFAIAIDSNNEKILIKGWTEESSVSIYDHIDYCLSLGINTFLCTDISRDGTLVGSNKDLYKKIMDKFPDIKLIASGGIGSLHDIINLNDIKLYAVIVGKAIYENKIKLKDLIKIGS; this is translated from the coding sequence ATGTTAATAATACCAGCAATAGACATACTCGATAATAAAGTTGTCAGATTAACAAAAGGTGATTTTAATCAGGCAACATTTTACGATGTTTCTCCCCAAAGTGTAGCACAAAGTTATTTTAATGCTGGATTCAATTGGGTTCATATTATTGATCTATCTGCTACACGTAATGAAAAAATAAATGTAATCCCTATCATAAAACAGATAAAAGAAAGTACCAATCTAAAAATTCAATTTGGTGGTGGAATTAGAAAAGAAGAACAGGTTAAAGAATTATTTGAAGAAGGTGTTGATAGAATAATTATTGGTTCATTATCTCTTACAAATAAAGAAAAATTCGAAAAAATTATTAGCCATTACGATAAAGAAAAATTTGCAATTGCAATTGATTCAAATAACGAAAAAATATTAATAAAAGGCTGGACAGAAGAAAGCAGTGTTTCTATATATGACCATATTGATTATTGTTTATCACTTGGTATAAATACTTTTCTGTGTACAGATATTAGCAGAGATGGAACGCTTGTTGGTTCAAATAAAGATTTATATAAAAAAATTATGGATAAGTTTCCCGATATAAAATTAATTGCATCTGGTGGCATAGGTTCCTTACACGATATAATTAATTTGAATGATATTAAATTATATGCAGTCATCGTAGGTAAAGCTATTTATGAAAATAAAATTAAACTAAAGGACTTAATAAAAATTGGTAGCTAA
- the hisF gene encoding imidazole glycerol phosphate synthase subunit HisF: MVAKRIIPCLDVKNGRVVKGVNFINLKDAGSAVELSQRYYEEGADELVFLDITATEEKRKTLIELVRDVAKVLRIPFTVGGGISSLDNIEELLKAGADKVSLNSSIVRNPDLITQAAKRFGSQAIVAAIDVKNVNGIKKVFIKGGKEETDLEGFEWCKRVCELGAGEILLTSMDHDGTRKGYDIEFLKKVVDAVTIPVIASGGAGTKEHFLDAFKIANVDACLAAGLFHYGELSISELKKFLKENNVNIRL, from the coding sequence TTGGTAGCTAAAAGAATTATTCCCTGTCTTGATGTTAAAAATGGCAGAGTAGTAAAAGGAGTTAATTTTATTAATCTTAAAGATGCAGGCTCTGCCGTAGAACTTTCACAAAGATATTATGAAGAAGGAGCCGATGAACTTGTATTCCTCGATATTACTGCTACAGAAGAAAAAAGAAAAACTTTAATCGAACTTGTTCGTGATGTTGCCAAAGTTTTGAGAATTCCTTTTACAGTTGGTGGAGGCATCTCTTCATTGGATAATATTGAAGAATTATTAAAAGCAGGTGCAGATAAAGTATCACTAAATTCTTCAATTGTAAGAAATCCAGATTTAATTACTCAAGCTGCTAAACGTTTTGGTTCTCAAGCTATTGTTGCTGCTATCGATGTAAAAAATGTTAATGGAATAAAAAAAGTTTTTATAAAAGGAGGAAAAGAAGAGACTGATTTAGAAGGATTTGAATGGTGTAAACGTGTTTGTGAATTAGGTGCTGGAGAAATTCTTTTGACTTCAATGGATCATGATGGAACACGAAAAGGATACGATATTGAGTTTCTGAAAAAAGTTGTAGATGCAGTTACAATTCCTGTGATAGCAAGTGGTGGTGCTGGTACTAAAGAACATTTTCTCGATGCATTTAAAATTGCCAATGTTGATGCTTGTCTTGCAGCAGGATTATTTCATTATGGTGAATTAAGTATATCTGAATTAAAAAAATTTCTAAAAGAAAATAATGTGAACATAAGATTATGA